One Sagittula stellata E-37 genomic window carries:
- a CDS encoding tripartite tricarboxylate transporter TctB family protein, which yields MNAPQHSTSPLLGGGILAVGLAIAAYSRITLDLGSFIQPGPGGFPFVLGVLLMLNGAFSLFLSLKGRRNNAPADISPSLVLNYRVLVIVILAIAAFALLLETFGLAPACFALILLSSGVIRDMSLLQKLIASVLGSALAVLIFAILLAIPVHIFTWPFGGLK from the coding sequence GTGAATGCCCCGCAACATTCGACCAGTCCCTTGCTTGGAGGCGGCATCCTCGCCGTCGGGCTGGCAATCGCTGCCTATTCAAGGATCACGCTAGACCTGGGAAGCTTCATCCAGCCCGGACCAGGAGGGTTTCCCTTCGTTCTGGGGGTGCTGCTTATGCTGAACGGAGCGTTTTCACTCTTCTTGTCCCTCAAGGGCAGGCGCAATAACGCGCCTGCCGACATCTCTCCTTCACTGGTGCTGAACTACAGGGTTCTGGTCATCGTCATCCTGGCCATCGCCGCCTTTGCCCTCCTGCTTGAGACCTTCGGTCTGGCGCCTGCCTGTTTCGCCCTGATCCTGCTGTCGTCCGGGGTCATCCGCGACATGAGCCTGCTGCAGAAACTGATCGCCTCGGTGCTCGGTTCTGCGCTGGCGGTTCTGATCTTCGCCATCCTTCTCGCCATCCCGGTGCACATCTTCACCTGGCCCTTCGGAGGTCTGAAATGA
- a CDS encoding tripartite tricarboxylate transporter permease: protein MNEILSNAMLGLSVAASAEGLMYCTLGVLVGMVVGVLPGLGALAAISILYPITFHVEPQYALIMLAGIYYGTSYGGKTSAILLNVPGTTDAAVICLDGHPMAQQGKAGIALFMSTLASFKGAAIGIIVVMLFSPLIASVALSFGSPEYFALMVMGLLATTAMSDSGPVKSIAMVLLGIVVGLAGTDVNTGVERFTFGMETLQDGVSLVVIAMGLFGVTEIVFSFTNSSFSIGKVSMRSMLPSRDDLRRSIAPMFRGTVLGAFFGALPGTGSTISTFISYGTERKLAKQPERFGKGAIEGVVGPEAAANSADMTAFIPTLTLGVPGSTSMALILSLLVVHGLTPGPRLITDHADVVWGLIMSFWIGNIILCVFNIPMIGVWVRLLQIPSRYLYPLILMFICIGTYSVRMNVGDVWLVIAAALFGVGARLANFPAGPLLLGYVLGPMMEEHFRRTLLLSRGDPSAFFEGAICLTIYLIIALLFTFKFIRQTKFGRSLFRNRILSEGE from the coding sequence ATGAACGAGATCCTGTCCAATGCCATGTTGGGCCTGTCCGTCGCGGCCTCGGCCGAAGGGCTCATGTATTGCACGCTCGGCGTGCTGGTCGGCATGGTCGTCGGCGTTCTGCCCGGGCTGGGCGCGCTGGCCGCGATCTCGATCCTGTATCCGATCACCTTCCACGTGGAACCACAGTACGCGCTGATCATGCTGGCGGGGATCTATTACGGCACCTCCTATGGCGGCAAGACCTCTGCGATCCTTCTGAACGTGCCCGGCACGACGGACGCGGCGGTGATCTGTCTCGACGGTCATCCCATGGCCCAGCAAGGAAAGGCGGGGATCGCCCTGTTCATGAGCACGCTGGCTTCGTTCAAGGGCGCCGCCATCGGTATCATCGTGGTGATGCTGTTCTCTCCGTTGATCGCATCCGTGGCGCTGTCCTTCGGGTCGCCCGAGTATTTCGCCCTGATGGTCATGGGCTTGCTGGCGACGACCGCGATGTCCGACAGCGGGCCGGTCAAGAGCATCGCCATGGTCCTGCTCGGTATCGTCGTGGGGCTGGCCGGGACGGACGTGAACACCGGCGTGGAACGCTTTACCTTCGGCATGGAAACGCTTCAGGACGGGGTGAGCCTTGTGGTCATCGCCATGGGCCTTTTCGGTGTGACCGAGATCGTCTTCAGCTTTACCAACTCCAGCTTTTCGATCGGGAAAGTCAGCATGCGGTCCATGCTGCCCAGCAGGGACGACCTGCGCCGGTCGATTGCACCGATGTTTCGCGGGACGGTACTTGGGGCGTTCTTCGGGGCGCTGCCCGGGACCGGATCGACGATTTCGACCTTCATTTCCTATGGCACCGAACGCAAGCTGGCGAAACAGCCCGAGCGTTTTGGCAAAGGCGCAATCGAGGGCGTCGTCGGACCGGAGGCCGCCGCGAACAGCGCAGACATGACCGCCTTCATTCCCACGCTCACGCTGGGCGTGCCCGGCTCGACGTCGATGGCGCTGATCCTCTCGCTTCTGGTCGTCCACGGCCTGACACCGGGCCCGCGTCTGATCACCGACCACGCGGACGTCGTCTGGGGGCTGATCATGAGCTTCTGGATCGGCAACATCATTCTCTGCGTCTTCAACATCCCGATGATCGGCGTCTGGGTGCGCCTTCTGCAGATCCCCAGCCGCTATCTCTACCCGCTGATCCTGATGTTCATCTGCATCGGAACCTATTCGGTCCGCATGAACGTGGGCGACGTGTGGCTGGTGATCGCCGCGGCCCTGTTCGGCGTCGGTGCGCGGCTCGCCAACTTTCCTGCCGGGCCTCTTTTGCTGGGTTATGTCCTGGGACCGATGATGGAAGAGCACTTCCGCCGGACGCTTCTTTTGTCCCGCGGCGATCCTTCGGCCTTCTTCGAAGGGGCGATCTGTCTGACGATCTACCTGATTATCGCCTTGCTGTTCACGTTCAAGTTCATCCGCCAGACAAAGTTCGGCCGCTCGCTGTTTCGCAACCGCATCCTGAGCGAGGGGGAGTGA